A region from the Parasphingopyxis sp. CP4 genome encodes:
- a CDS encoding sterol desaturase family protein translates to MTAKPLSQSHATSDTLHVHYENRNLRTHSRIGWALEKWIGVPLNLIEVLGSYILVRPMNWALRHLDGLSYKLEGTLLKRILQHILFPATILAGLYIGFAVAAAGASLQSIATLALIPVVIGLFVAPLERLMPYSRNWLEGGNDTTVDLMMFVSGAFWNGFARYLISALFLVGLVEAMEAYGHGLWPTHLPGVIQVFLFILIKDFFRYWLHRALHEVPFLWRFHAAHHSVKRLYWLNGIRSHPVEVVGQAVLFAVPYALLQPPAEIILVAILMQLTIGIFQHANLDLKLGFWEYIFSIGDNHRYHHYPDKGVGDSNYGGEFIVFDLLFGTFHKVKGERPHDNIGIGTAPNYPMTMAGLYIAPFLPDQKVFGSDQSEVQDSEDAHSR, encoded by the coding sequence GTGACAGCAAAGCCATTGTCCCAATCGCATGCGACAAGCGATACGCTTCATGTTCACTATGAAAACCGCAACTTGCGCACGCATAGCCGAATAGGCTGGGCGCTGGAGAAATGGATCGGTGTGCCCCTCAACCTGATCGAGGTGCTCGGCTCCTATATTCTGGTGCGCCCGATGAACTGGGCGCTCAGGCACCTGGACGGATTATCTTACAAATTGGAAGGAACGCTGTTGAAGCGCATCCTTCAGCATATATTGTTCCCGGCGACGATCCTTGCGGGCCTGTATATCGGATTTGCCGTGGCCGCAGCCGGTGCATCGCTGCAATCTATTGCGACGCTCGCACTGATCCCGGTCGTCATCGGTTTGTTCGTCGCGCCGCTCGAAAGACTGATGCCCTATAGCCGGAACTGGCTGGAGGGCGGCAACGACACGACGGTTGACCTCATGATGTTCGTGTCCGGTGCTTTCTGGAATGGCTTCGCGCGATATCTGATTTCCGCCCTGTTTCTCGTCGGGCTGGTCGAGGCGATGGAAGCTTATGGCCATGGCTTATGGCCCACACATCTCCCCGGGGTCATTCAGGTGTTTCTGTTCATCCTGATCAAGGATTTTTTCCGTTACTGGTTGCACCGCGCCTTGCATGAGGTGCCCTTTCTGTGGCGCTTCCATGCCGCGCACCATTCGGTCAAACGGCTCTACTGGCTCAACGGTATCCGCAGCCATCCGGTAGAAGTGGTCGGGCAAGCCGTGTTGTTTGCAGTGCCCTATGCCCTGCTCCAGCCGCCGGCGGAGATCATCCTGGTTGCTATTTTGATGCAGCTTACCATTGGCATTTTCCAGCATGCCAATCTCGATCTGAAACTGGGCTTTTGGGAGTATATCTTCTCAATCGGCGACAATCATCGCTACCATCATTACCCCGACAAGGGCGTCGGCGATTCCAACTATGGCGGCGAGTTCATTGTCTTCGACCTTCTCTTCGGAACCTTTCACAAGGTTAAGGGAGAGCGCCCGCACGACAATATCGGCATCGGCACCGCGCCCAACTATCCGATGACGATGGCCGGGCTCTATATCGCGCCATTCCTGCCGGATCAGAAAGTGTTCGGGAGCGATCAATCAGAGGTGCAAGATAGCGAAGACGCGCACAGTCGCTGA
- a CDS encoding BCCT family transporter, which translates to MSGAIAVNLILSIAIGITLATSALILIRYSNVKLTGPDPLPLATFMAILFTSGLDVGLIMFPLTEFPIYESEPAYGFTNALAIEFGFWGFLVWAFYFLTTFYFCVVEPKLQLFEIGWIKLANNAVIIATCAFTGFLFLTYLPT; encoded by the coding sequence ATGAGCGGGGCAATTGCGGTGAACCTAATATTGTCGATTGCCATCGGGATCACGCTGGCCACGTCTGCGCTAATCCTGATCCGCTACTCAAACGTCAAACTGACCGGCCCTGATCCGCTGCCCCTCGCCACCTTCATGGCGATCCTGTTTACCTCCGGCCTCGATGTCGGGCTGATCATGTTCCCGCTTACCGAGTTTCCCATTTATGAGAGCGAGCCAGCCTATGGCTTCACCAATGCGCTGGCGATCGAGTTCGGTTTTTGGGGGTTTCTGGTCTGGGCCTTTTATTTCCTCACGACTTTCTATTTCTGCGTCGTCGAACCGAAACTGCAGCTGTTCGAGATTGGCTGGATCAAGCTTGCGAATAACGCCGTGATTATCGCCACCTGCGCCTTTACCGGCTTTTTGTTCCTGACCTATCTGCCGACCTAA